The DNA segment ATGCCACGGCTACAACTTTAATTAAACCGCTGTAGTTGACTACAGCGCGCTTAAACGTCACTTAATCGGAGGTTAGCCGTTGACGCGATCAACCGGCTGACTAGGCTTAAAGCAATGTGAATTCTTTTTATATTAAAAATCACAATGCGAATTGACACCCTCAAAACCTTTTGCGACGTGGTGCGCCTCCACAGTTTCTCTCGTGCCGCCGACGCCAATGACGTCATGCAGGCCACGGCCAGCCTGAGCATCCAACGGCTGGAAAAGCATCTCGGGGTAACGCTCATTGATCGTTCACGGCGCCCGTGGGTGCTGACGCAGGAAGGCCGCCTGTTTTACGACGGGTGCCGAAAATTATTGGACGCTTACTTCGCACTGGAACGCGAAGTCAGCAGCAAACCCTTGAGCGCCGAATCGGTGGTGCGCGTGGCGGCGATTTATTCAGTGAATCTGGTGGACATGAGTCGTTGTGTGCGGCGGTTCAGCGAATTGCAACCGCAGGCGCGAATCGAGTTGGAATACCTGCATCCCAGTCGCGTTTGTGAACGCGTGCTCAACGATGAAGTGGACCTCGGAATTGTTTCCTTTCCACGAGGGTATCGTGGCTTGTCCATCATTCCGTGGCGCAATGAACCAATGGTGGTGGCCTGCCCGCCGCAACATCGCCTGGCTCGGGAAAAGCGGCTTTCAGTCAACCATCTGGCCGGTGAAGCTTTCGTAGGATTCGATGCCAATTTGCTGGTCCGAAAAAAGATTGATAGTTTTTTGCGGTTGCACGATGTCGCCGTGAAGGTGGTGTTGACCTTCGACAATGTTGAAGCGGTCAAGCGCGCGGTCGAGGCCGGCTCCGGGGTGGCCATTCTGCCGCGACCGACGCTGGAATTTGAGGTGCGCGCGAACACCCTCGTCGCCGTGCCTTTTACCGATCACAATTTCGTGCGGCCGCTGGGCATAGTCCATCGGCGCGGGCGCCAACTCCATCCGCATGCGACGGCCTTTGTCGAGCTGTTGCAAGCTGGCGCGGGCCGCGTGAAACGCTGAGGAGCCACAATCCTTCGTAAGGTTTGTTCGTCAGGCTGGATCTGCAAAAGTGCGGATCAGCAAATGCCAATTTGAGTCCTCGCTCCTTATCTCGTTGGGCAAAAAAATTCGTCTTTTGCAGTTGCTGCCACTCTCGACCATACTGGCGTGTGCTTGATCTTGCGGAATTCGATTACGGGGCGAAACAGAATTTGATCTCGATTCACGGCGCGCGCCAACACAATCTCAAAAACCTTTCGCTCGCGATTCCGCGCGATCAATTTGTGGTCATCACCGGGGTCAGCGGTTCCGGCAAGAGCACGCTGGCATTCGATCTTCTGTTCAACGAGGGACAACGTCGGTTTCTTGATTCGATGAACGTTTATGCGCGGCAGTTCATCGAACAGATGGCGCGCCCGGAAGTGGATTTGATCACCGGCCTGCCACCCACCGTCAGTATCGAGCAACGCACCACACGCGGTGGCGGCAAAAGCACCGTGGCCACCGTCACCGAGATTTATCACTTCATCCGGCTGCTGTTCGCGCGGCTCGGCACGCAGTATTGCCCGG comes from the Verrucomicrobiia bacterium genome and includes:
- a CDS encoding LysR family transcriptional regulator; protein product: MRIDTLKTFCDVVRLHSFSRAADANDVMQATASLSIQRLEKHLGVTLIDRSRRPWVLTQEGRLFYDGCRKLLDAYFALEREVSSKPLSAESVVRVAAIYSVNLVDMSRCVRRFSELQPQARIELEYLHPSRVCERVLNDEVDLGIVSFPRGYRGLSIIPWRNEPMVVACPPQHRLAREKRLSVNHLAGEAFVGFDANLLVRKKIDSFLRLHDVAVKVVLTFDNVEAVKRAVEAGSGVAILPRPTLEFEVRANTLVAVPFTDHNFVRPLGIVHRRGRQLHPHATAFVELLQAGAGRVKR